A portion of the Luxibacter massiliensis genome contains these proteins:
- a CDS encoding MBL fold metallo-hydrolase has protein sequence MKIENFVIGIIGTNCYLVHDETSKECFLVDPAACPAKLMNHMKDQGLKLAAILLTHGHFDHIMGIDGFLSEFQVPVYAHEAEKELLEDAALNASLTYGPGYTFSDAVYVQDGERLQAAGIDIEVLYTPGHTAGGCCYYLPRESVLFSGDTLFHGSVGRTDLPTGNSGQLISSIKDKLMVLPGETAVYPGHMDATTIASEKMSNPFL, from the coding sequence ATGAAGATAGAGAATTTTGTAATTGGTATTATTGGGACAAATTGTTATCTGGTGCACGACGAAACATCCAAGGAGTGCTTTTTAGTAGATCCTGCCGCGTGCCCGGCAAAACTCATGAACCATATGAAAGACCAGGGATTAAAGCTTGCGGCGATTTTACTCACCCACGGGCACTTTGACCATATTATGGGGATTGATGGATTTTTGTCGGAATTTCAGGTTCCGGTTTATGCCCATGAGGCAGAAAAAGAGCTTTTGGAGGATGCAGCCCTAAATGCCTCTCTCACATATGGGCCGGGGTATACGTTTTCAGATGCGGTATACGTGCAGGATGGAGAGCGGCTGCAGGCTGCAGGGATAGACATAGAAGTGCTCTATACTCCCGGGCATACGGCTGGAGGGTGCTGCTATTATCTTCCGCGGGAAAGCGTTTTATTCAGCGGGGATACTTTATTCCATGGTTCTGTGGGCCGGACAGATCTTCCCACGGGAAACAGCGGCCAGCTAATTAGCTCCATTAAGGATAAGCTGATGGTGCTTCCGGGAGAGACAGCAGTATATCCAGGCCATATGGATGCCACCACCATTGCTTCTGAAAAGATGAGTAATCCATTTTTATAA
- the hemZ gene encoding coproporphyrinogen dehydrogenase HemZ codes for MIEISSKDTLYMYNVYHITKAFFPNREIRQIVDERQGPLIELKLEEDPCFLVSAEELGQFLDRQEYKRQVTKRVYDYLCSLTGRSLAWGMLTGVRPTKLAMQKIEEGRNKKETAVFLQDTYGVSREKAELSFEIASREKELLGDLDYGTGWSLYIGIPFCPSICSYCSFGSSSVHIWKDRLDEYVGALCKEISAIAGMAKGKRLTTIYIGGGTPTTLKAGQLERLLELLGELFSFEHLIEFTVEAGRPDSITEEKLKVLACYPVTRISINPQTMQQKTLDTVGRMHSADDVKRVFYMARKMGFQNINMDLIAGLPGEDAADMRDTLRQIEELEPDSLTVHALAIKRAARMAREGHKMDLHTEIEKMISDSCQAAFRMGLKPYYLYRQKNIAGNFENVGYAKVDKAGIYNILIMEERQTILAAGAGASTKIVFPEKIELENGKKSSLVRIENVKDIGEYISRIDEMIERKGEWLWR; via the coding sequence ATGATTGAAATTAGCAGTAAAGATACATTATATATGTATAATGTATACCATATTACAAAGGCCTTTTTCCCAAACAGGGAGATTAGGCAGATTGTGGATGAACGGCAAGGGCCTCTGATAGAACTGAAGCTGGAAGAGGATCCTTGCTTTTTGGTTTCTGCTGAGGAACTTGGGCAGTTTCTTGACAGGCAGGAATATAAAAGGCAGGTGACTAAGAGGGTCTACGATTATTTGTGCAGCCTGACAGGGCGAAGCCTTGCGTGGGGCATGCTGACTGGCGTCAGGCCCACAAAGCTAGCCATGCAGAAAATAGAGGAAGGGAGAAATAAAAAAGAAACGGCGGTATTTTTACAGGATACCTATGGGGTCAGCCGTGAAAAGGCAGAACTCAGCTTTGAGATTGCTTCCAGAGAAAAGGAACTCCTTGGGGATTTGGACTATGGGACAGGCTGGAGTCTGTATATCGGGATTCCCTTCTGCCCAAGTATCTGCTCCTACTGTTCCTTTGGCTCTTCCTCCGTCCACATTTGGAAAGACAGACTGGACGAGTATGTGGGGGCATTGTGCAAAGAGATTTCAGCAATTGCAGGAATGGCGAAAGGAAAAAGACTCACTACAATTTACATCGGGGGCGGGACGCCCACAACTCTTAAGGCAGGGCAGCTAGAAAGGCTTTTGGAGCTTTTGGGGGAATTATTTTCTTTTGAGCACCTTATAGAATTTACGGTAGAGGCGGGACGGCCGGATAGTATCACAGAGGAAAAGCTAAAGGTACTGGCCTGTTATCCTGTCACACGCATTTCTATAAATCCACAGACTATGCAGCAAAAGACACTGGATACAGTGGGACGCATGCATAGCGCGGATGATGTAAAAAGGGTGTTTTATATGGCGCGGAAAATGGGGTTTCAGAATATTAATATGGATCTAATTGCCGGTCTGCCAGGAGAAGATGCAGCAGATATGAGGGACACCCTCAGACAGATAGAAGAGCTGGAGCCTGACAGTCTGACAGTGCATGCGCTGGCCATTAAAAGGGCGGCAAGGATGGCGAGGGAAGGCCATAAAATGGATCTCCATACAGAAATCGAGAAAATGATATCGGATAGCTGCCAGGCTGCTTTCCGAATGGGACTAAAGCCATATTATCTGTACCGCCAGAAAAATATTGCGGGGAATTTTGAGAATGTTGGCTATGCTAAGGTTGACAAAGCGGGAATATACAATATACTAATTATGGAAGAAAGACAGACGATCCTTGCGGCAGGGGCGGGGGCATCCACGAAAATTGTATTTCCAGAAAAGATAGAATTGGAAAATGGGAAGAAGAGCAGCCTTGTCAGGATTGAAAATGTAAAAGATATTGGAGAATATATCAGCCGCATTGATGAAATGATAGAGAGAAAGGGAGAATGGTTATGGCGTTAA
- the hisS gene encoding histidine--tRNA ligase, with protein sequence MALKKKPVTGMKDILPAEMEIRDYVMGLIKETYKSFGFSSIETPCVEHIENLCSKQGGDNEKLIFKILKRGEKLKLDQAKGEDELVDGGLRYDLTVPLSRYYSNHANELPSPFKALQMGNVWRADRPQRGRFRQFMQCDIDILGEPGNLAEIELILATSALLGRLDFKNFTIRINDRRFLKAMAAYSGFQESDYESVFITLDKMDKIGIDGVAAELEGNGYGKESVEKYLQLFKEITGDVEGVRFCKKKLEGFLADEAADSLEMIIASVESAKEAEFNISFDPTLVRGMSYYTGTIFEISMDEFGGSVGGGGRYDEMIGKFTGQNTPAVGFSIGFERIVMLLLERGYQVCAGKEKKAFLIEKNMPADGMLKILTMAKKERAEGRQVMIANMKKNKKFQKEQLAEQGYTEIVECYAGRVDEI encoded by the coding sequence ATGGCGTTAAAGAAAAAGCCTGTTACGGGCATGAAGGACATACTGCCTGCTGAAATGGAAATACGGGATTATGTCATGGGACTGATAAAAGAAACTTACAAGTCATTTGGTTTTTCATCTATTGAGACCCCCTGTGTGGAGCATATTGAGAATTTGTGCAGCAAGCAGGGCGGGGATAACGAAAAGCTTATTTTTAAAATTTTGAAGCGGGGTGAAAAGCTGAAGCTGGACCAGGCGAAAGGGGAGGATGAATTGGTAGACGGAGGGCTCAGATATGACCTGACTGTGCCGCTGTCCAGGTATTATTCCAACCATGCCAACGAACTGCCATCCCCTTTTAAGGCGCTGCAGATGGGGAATGTATGGCGTGCGGACAGGCCCCAGCGGGGGCGTTTCCGCCAGTTTATGCAGTGTGACATTGACATTCTGGGGGAACCCGGGAATCTGGCAGAGATTGAACTTATTCTGGCAACTTCTGCACTGCTTGGCAGGCTGGACTTTAAGAATTTTACAATCCGCATCAATGACAGGAGATTTCTGAAAGCCATGGCAGCTTATAGTGGCTTCCAAGAGTCCGATTATGAGAGCGTATTTATCACATTGGACAAAATGGATAAAATCGGAATAGATGGGGTGGCGGCAGAATTAGAGGGAAATGGCTATGGGAAAGAATCAGTGGAAAAATACTTGCAGCTGTTTAAAGAGATTACAGGCGACGTGGAAGGCGTGCGCTTTTGTAAGAAGAAGCTGGAAGGGTTTCTTGCGGATGAGGCGGCAGATTCACTGGAAATGATTATTGCCAGTGTGGAGAGCGCCAAGGAGGCAGAGTTTAATATAAGCTTTGACCCCACGCTTGTGCGGGGGATGTCCTACTATACTGGAACTATATTTGAGATTTCCATGGACGAATTTGGTGGTTCTGTGGGCGGCGGCGGCCGTTATGATGAAATGATCGGAAAGTTTACTGGACAGAACACGCCCGCTGTAGGCTTCTCGATTGGATTTGAGCGGATCGTCATGCTGCTTTTAGAGAGAGGGTACCAAGTCTGTGCAGGAAAAGAAAAAAAAGCATTTCTTATAGAAAAAAATATGCCCGCAGATGGAATGCTCAAGATACTTACTATGGCAAAAAAAGAACGTGCTGAGGGCAGGCAGGTCATGATAGCCAACATGAAGAAAAATAAAAAATTCCAGAAAGAACAATTGGCAGAACAGGGATATACTGAGATAGTAGAATGCTACGCAGGCCGGGTTGACGAGATATAA
- the aspS gene encoding aspartate--tRNA ligase, whose product MAESMSGLKRSHRCGELSGANIGEIVTVMGWVQKNRNKGGIVFIDLRDRSGILQIVFEGEENAELIEKAAKLRSEFVVAVVGKVEARSGAINENLATGDIEVRAQELRILSEAETPPFPVEENSRTKEELRLKYRYLDLRRPDLQRNIMMRSKVATLTRQFLADEGFLEIETPILGKSTPEGARDYLVPSRIHPGSFYGLPQSPQLFKQLLMCSGYDRYFQIAKCFRDEDLRADRQPEFTQIDMELSFVDVDDVIEVNERLLEKLFKDILNVEVSLPIPRMTWQEAMDRYGSDKPDIRFQMELVDVTDTVKDCEFVVFKGAVENGGTVRGINAKGQGAMPRKKIDKLVDFAKDFGAKGLAYIAVQEDGTWKSSFAKFMTEEQMKNLITVMSGEPGDLLLFAADKNKIVWDVLGNLRLELARQMELLDKDEYKFVWITEFPLLEWSEEQNRFMAMHHPFTMPMEEDLALIDSEPGRVRAKAYDIVLNGNEIGGGSVRIFQNDIQEKMFQVLGFTKEQAYGQFGFLLDAFNYGVPPHAGLAYGLDRMVMLMAKEDSIRDVIAFPKIKDASCLMTEAPSQVDDKQLEELGLEKCSAE is encoded by the coding sequence ATGGCAGAATCAATGAGTGGATTAAAGAGAAGCCATCGCTGTGGCGAGCTGTCCGGTGCAAACATCGGCGAGATTGTCACAGTTATGGGCTGGGTACAAAAGAACAGAAATAAAGGCGGCATTGTATTTATAGATTTGAGGGACCGTTCAGGTATCCTCCAGATTGTGTTTGAAGGTGAAGAAAATGCCGAGTTGATTGAGAAGGCAGCAAAATTAAGAAGTGAATTCGTTGTGGCCGTTGTGGGTAAAGTGGAAGCAAGAAGCGGCGCTATAAATGAAAATCTGGCTACAGGGGATATTGAGGTCAGGGCACAGGAACTGCGTATCCTTTCAGAGGCGGAGACGCCTCCGTTCCCGGTGGAGGAAAACAGCAGGACAAAAGAGGAACTCCGTTTAAAGTACAGATATCTGGATTTGAGAAGGCCTGACCTGCAAAGAAACATAATGATGAGAAGCAAGGTGGCTACTTTGACTCGCCAGTTCCTTGCAGACGAAGGGTTTTTGGAGATTGAGACTCCTATTCTTGGGAAAAGTACACCTGAAGGGGCCAGGGATTACCTGGTGCCAAGCAGGATCCATCCGGGCAGTTTTTATGGCCTGCCCCAGTCCCCCCAGTTGTTTAAGCAGCTTTTAATGTGCTCTGGATATGACCGGTATTTTCAGATTGCGAAATGTTTCCGGGATGAGGATCTGCGCGCCGACAGACAGCCGGAGTTTACGCAAATTGATATGGAGCTTTCCTTTGTAGATGTTGATGATGTGATTGAAGTAAATGAAAGGCTTTTGGAGAAATTATTCAAAGATATTTTAAATGTAGAAGTTTCCCTTCCGATTCCAAGAATGACATGGCAGGAGGCCATGGACCGTTATGGTTCAGATAAGCCGGATATCCGTTTCCAGATGGAACTTGTGGATGTTACTGATACAGTAAAAGACTGTGAATTCGTGGTGTTTAAGGGAGCGGTCGAAAATGGCGGCACAGTTAGAGGAATTAATGCAAAGGGACAGGGTGCGATGCCCAGAAAGAAGATCGATAAGCTGGTAGATTTTGCGAAAGATTTTGGGGCAAAAGGCCTGGCTTACATTGCTGTGCAGGAAGATGGGACATGGAAATCCTCTTTTGCTAAATTTATGACAGAAGAGCAGATGAAGAATCTGATCACAGTAATGTCTGGGGAGCCGGGGGACCTGCTTTTATTTGCGGCCGATAAAAATAAGATAGTGTGGGACGTTCTGGGGAATCTGAGGCTGGAGCTGGCAAGGCAAATGGAACTCCTGGACAAGGATGAATATAAATTCGTCTGGATCACTGAATTCCCTCTGCTGGAATGGAGCGAAGAGCAGAATCGCTTTATGGCTATGCATCATCCCTTTACAATGCCCATGGAAGAGGATCTTGCCCTTATTGACTCTGAACCGGGACGTGTACGGGCTAAGGCTTATGATATTGTACTGAATGGAAATGAAATTGGGGGCGGAAGTGTCCGTATATTCCAGAATGATATACAGGAGAAGATGTTCCAAGTCCTTGGATTTACTAAGGAACAGGCTTATGGGCAGTTTGGTTTCCTTTTGGATGCATTTAACTATGGGGTGCCGCCTCATGCCGGACTGGCTTATGGACTTGACAGGATGGTCATGCTTATGGCCAAGGAGGACAGTATACGAGATGTAATCGCTTTCCCGAAGATAAAAGACGCCTCCTGCCTGATGACTGAGGCTCCAAGCCAGGTAGATGATAAACAGCTGGAAGAACTGGGATTGGAGAAATGCTCTGCTGAATAA
- a CDS encoding MurR/RpiR family transcriptional regulator, producing the protein MYIVAYRLINLLNDSEYDSTEAHIAESLLDMIYEVEHMPIDQVAEKCHISKSTLSKFVKRLGFEDYREFRDNARNEKKKAGYHNYEQKMTMDYCIEKYGIEKYLEILAKDIKNFLAGVDKRQIHELAKALHEFKRVAAFGSVYSETVAMDLMYKIAGEGKYIKTNIYDVKQEQYINEADENTLLIIFSNSGQYIYENGMKPHDQSRSFVRKTKGKIALITSNEEAAADPNVTYPVLYHFTTSVQNHPMIERIIIEMLIDEYKKTGASGYSGQYEDK; encoded by the coding sequence ATGTATATTGTTGCGTACCGTCTTATTAATTTGCTGAATGACTCGGAATATGATTCTACGGAGGCCCACATTGCTGAGAGCCTGCTGGATATGATCTATGAGGTGGAGCATATGCCGATTGACCAGGTGGCAGAAAAGTGTCATATTTCTAAATCTACATTATCAAAATTCGTGAAACGTCTGGGATTTGAGGATTATAGAGAATTCCGCGATAATGCCAGAAATGAGAAGAAAAAGGCTGGATACCATAATTATGAACAGAAGATGACTATGGATTATTGCATAGAGAAATATGGAATTGAAAAGTATCTGGAAATTTTGGCGAAGGATATTAAAAATTTTCTTGCAGGCGTTGATAAAAGGCAGATACATGAGCTTGCCAAGGCACTGCACGAGTTTAAAAGGGTGGCTGCGTTTGGATCTGTCTATTCAGAAACAGTTGCTATGGATCTGATGTACAAGATAGCAGGAGAAGGGAAATATATTAAGACGAATATCTACGACGTAAAACAGGAGCAGTATATCAATGAGGCAGATGAGAATACATTATTAATTATTTTCTCTAATTCCGGGCAGTATATTTATGAAAATGGCATGAAGCCACATGACCAGTCCAGATCTTTTGTGAGAAAGACAAAGGGGAAAATTGCCCTGATAACTTCAAATGAAGAGGCAGCAGCAGATCCTAATGTTACCTATCCGGTATTATATCATTTTACTACAAGTGTACAGAATCATCCGATGATTGAGCGGATTATTATAGAAATGCTGATTGACGAGTACAAAAAAACAGGCGCGTCCGGCTATTCAGGACAATACGAGGATAAGTGA
- a CDS encoding ATPase, T2SS/T4P/T4SS family, whose product MKISREAWNLKEESFGPLLPYVLDKDITDINYNGTDVWVEHLKRGIYKVPVQLSDDFAVQFSIRVSNVVSEQINKFNNVLEAETDILRISIIHPSATNTGYAISIRKTPAVMRMTRESMLREHYCSDEVLKFLINCVLARMNIVFCGRPGSGKTELLKFLTQYIPSEEKVMTIEDNLEIHYRDINPGANCVELKVDQELFPYTKAIKTALRQNPQWVLLSEARSIEVKYLLECFSTGLHGLTTLHTDDTRKIPDRIQNMMQDTYAASRLENDIYSFINVGVLLRKKVTEGKEVTRYIDQICLFDRGGEQNIRRLIFEGGKFISREIPENIQKKFSLAGIPEVFKE is encoded by the coding sequence TTGAAGATTTCCAGAGAAGCCTGGAATTTAAAAGAGGAGAGTTTTGGCCCCTTGCTGCCCTATGTACTGGATAAGGATATAACGGATATCAACTATAACGGCACAGATGTGTGGGTAGAACATTTAAAACGGGGCATCTATAAAGTGCCTGTACAGCTGTCAGATGATTTTGCGGTTCAGTTCAGCATCAGGGTGTCAAATGTGGTTAGTGAACAGATAAACAAATTTAATAACGTATTGGAAGCAGAGACGGATATTCTGCGTATCTCTATTATACACCCCAGCGCTACAAATACTGGATATGCAATCTCTATACGAAAGACTCCTGCAGTCATGCGGATGACAAGAGAAAGTATGCTCCGGGAGCATTACTGTTCAGATGAAGTCCTGAAGTTCCTTATAAATTGTGTTTTGGCCAGAATGAATATCGTGTTCTGCGGCAGGCCTGGATCTGGGAAGACAGAGTTATTAAAATTTTTGACACAATATATCCCCAGTGAAGAAAAGGTTATGACAATTGAGGACAATCTGGAAATCCATTATCGTGATATTAACCCAGGGGCAAATTGTGTGGAACTGAAAGTGGATCAGGAATTGTTTCCCTATACAAAAGCTATCAAGACTGCATTGAGGCAGAATCCACAGTGGGTGCTGCTGTCTGAGGCACGTTCAATAGAAGTAAAATATCTGCTTGAGTGTTTTTCTACAGGACTTCATGGCCTTACTACTTTGCATACAGATGATACAAGGAAAATACCGGACAGGATCCAGAATATGATGCAGGATACATATGCGGCTTCCAGACTGGAAAATGATATCTACAGCTTTATCAACGTAGGTGTCCTGCTCAGGAAAAAGGTGACAGAAGGGAAAGAAGTTACCCGGTATATTGACCAGATCTGCCTGTTTGACCGTGGGGGCGAACAAAATATCAGGCGGCTGATTTTTGAGGGGGGTAAATTTATTTCAAGGGAAATACCAGAAAATA